The proteins below are encoded in one region of Corynebacterium felinum:
- the cas3g gene encoding type I-G CRISPR-associated helicase/endonuclease Cas3g, with protein MLKRDFPTFADFFQEVHGFAPYNWQIELSNFVASTGKFPDRIAIPTGLGKTSAIDVAVWALAKQIVERVPRSIGQRIFHVVERRIVVDGAYQHVERLQEAVTKGETPAVRAVASALSSLQHSAQMSPLGITSFHGSKHDQFDWLDVNGAKIIVTTATQFTMRVLGQAPGVSSATRPIHAALTALDSVVLFDEPQLAAVQVSTLRDVAEIQAPRCEKLGVPPMQISLLGATIPPELVRDHDSQIHVNVKKESKHLQILWKALRPVMVERLMAQNPNKTVQAITESIVTSVFNFYDRTPQKDAKAAVVVNSVQQARLIAEKLESEFRKRKDSRQVKLITSRIRAADRPKESSEIVSPNHILVATQTVEVGADFSVDFLATELAPWPSLIQRFGRLNRNGQSQNPQGLVVIPLLENKDAVIGSDASKAVYGEEPLLATKELLALMTEENQSISASLCDVHEALEHTPNELLKRVWPAPARTAKFTFEIAKHFLATTTPYSPPLDVDAWLTGPDSTKRAELVTIAWRADLNTLQTCVLQPAETIELSIHEVLAFLGEDHRADSLITDIDLHSFAPNKLNKEKIEEKLNRIRVSFGDQWFTPEKLSDLRPGCTIVFATCLGGYSPSLGFLPNNAHCCTMEVPDVSLALALENSQPFWAPLNANTYISAGGENWDEIDELLNNTEILRRERRSLIAEHIRLSFPQFGSARVRFTKQGKSVLLCRNSGKDSHSNNNCVTLAEHSTQVKKLTEQKLSYFDIDSQLREDLLDAAFLHDHGKAIDSFQMMLGKLAHDPLLAKSYNRHSISSSLALLPESYDHASAAAIAAEKVGFSPLVCHLIASHHGGARGVNRLNAATAKWINRFVALSGEFGLWGLCWLESVLRISDWEASAFPDPSVSPLSLNTDVINHIQHSGVRPDHDFCHDFVLKETPLLGLALRKAKTLNWFASMGVLSFVSLYDEKARLEFRNGVPIILSNTDIDTIFNKFYDFWQGFVVSTNKILKELANSKLSTKNQKLKISPALVDYLEKHDWPDDYKRIATALWCSHLPRDSVKEEYVVPRWINPSTGEEVPQCVCSDTYLLPLSLLARNSSAFNYPDSFDVSVLWSAGKGWSHETELRGAGGLDMASDGSSNLATDSLSRSLVVPLALFGVLSLGKTLAPYGNGTFSFRRGSSVVFNKYQLPIVERESFTISEFEFLIRVAPELISHQLLIADVSTRANEKMWASTNSRITRIE; from the coding sequence ATGCTTAAAAGAGATTTTCCTACTTTCGCTGACTTCTTCCAAGAAGTACATGGCTTTGCCCCCTATAATTGGCAAATCGAGCTTTCTAACTTTGTAGCGAGTACTGGTAAATTCCCTGATCGAATCGCTATTCCAACAGGGTTAGGCAAAACTAGTGCTATCGATGTGGCAGTTTGGGCTTTAGCAAAACAAATTGTTGAAAGAGTTCCTCGGTCAATTGGCCAAAGAATCTTTCACGTTGTGGAACGTAGGATTGTTGTTGATGGCGCCTATCAGCATGTCGAACGTCTGCAGGAGGCAGTAACCAAAGGTGAAACGCCAGCTGTTCGTGCTGTCGCATCAGCCCTTAGTAGCCTTCAGCATTCAGCGCAGATGTCTCCGTTGGGCATCACAAGTTTCCACGGTAGCAAACATGATCAGTTTGATTGGCTGGATGTCAATGGCGCTAAGATCATCGTGACTACCGCAACTCAATTTACGATGCGTGTTTTAGGCCAAGCACCAGGCGTTTCTTCTGCTACCCGCCCCATTCACGCAGCGCTTACTGCCTTGGATTCAGTCGTTCTTTTCGATGAACCACAGTTAGCCGCTGTCCAAGTTTCTACGCTACGAGATGTGGCTGAAATTCAAGCTCCCCGCTGCGAGAAACTTGGTGTTCCTCCTATGCAGATTTCACTTTTAGGCGCAACGATTCCGCCAGAACTTGTTCGCGATCATGACTCGCAAATCCATGTGAATGTGAAAAAGGAATCAAAGCACTTACAAATTTTGTGGAAAGCATTGCGCCCAGTAATGGTTGAGCGCTTAATGGCTCAAAACCCGAATAAAACTGTTCAGGCAATAACTGAGTCAATCGTTACAAGTGTTTTTAATTTTTACGATCGAACGCCGCAAAAAGACGCTAAGGCTGCAGTGGTTGTTAATTCTGTTCAGCAGGCGCGTTTAATTGCGGAAAAACTTGAAAGTGAATTTAGGAAGCGTAAAGATTCGCGCCAAGTTAAGCTCATAACTTCACGCATACGTGCTGCAGATCGCCCAAAGGAATCCTCGGAGATTGTTTCTCCTAACCATATTCTTGTAGCAACCCAAACAGTTGAGGTTGGCGCAGACTTTTCAGTGGATTTCCTTGCAACTGAACTTGCGCCTTGGCCCAGTTTAATTCAGCGATTCGGCCGCCTAAATCGCAATGGACAGTCACAAAACCCCCAAGGTCTAGTGGTTATTCCTTTACTCGAGAACAAAGATGCGGTTATTGGTTCTGATGCATCGAAGGCAGTTTACGGCGAAGAACCACTTTTGGCCACCAAAGAACTCCTTGCTCTCATGACGGAAGAAAACCAGTCGATCTCTGCGTCTCTTTGCGATGTGCATGAGGCACTTGAGCATACACCAAATGAGCTCCTAAAGAGGGTTTGGCCTGCTCCAGCACGAACCGCGAAGTTTACTTTTGAGATAGCCAAGCATTTTTTGGCTACTACCACTCCGTATTCTCCTCCATTAGATGTGGATGCATGGCTTACCGGACCTGATTCTACAAAGCGCGCTGAACTTGTCACCATCGCATGGCGGGCGGACTTGAATACACTACAGACTTGCGTTTTACAGCCAGCAGAAACAATTGAATTATCAATTCATGAAGTGTTGGCTTTTCTAGGCGAGGATCATAGAGCTGATTCACTTATAACCGATATTGATTTGCATTCATTCGCTCCAAATAAATTAAATAAAGAAAAGATTGAAGAGAAACTCAACCGTATTCGTGTTTCTTTTGGCGATCAGTGGTTCACTCCAGAAAAACTCTCAGATCTTCGTCCAGGCTGCACCATTGTTTTTGCTACATGTTTGGGAGGATATTCTCCCTCGTTAGGCTTTTTGCCTAACAATGCCCATTGCTGCACTATGGAAGTTCCTGATGTTAGTTTGGCTTTAGCGCTGGAAAATTCTCAACCTTTCTGGGCGCCATTAAATGCTAATACTTATATTTCTGCAGGTGGTGAGAATTGGGATGAAATTGATGAACTTTTGAACAATACCGAGATTTTGCGACGTGAACGTAGATCGCTCATCGCGGAACATATTCGGTTAAGTTTTCCTCAGTTCGGTTCCGCTCGTGTACGTTTCACAAAGCAGGGAAAGTCGGTATTGCTATGCCGCAATTCGGGAAAGGATTCCCATTCTAACAACAACTGTGTAACTCTTGCGGAGCATAGTACGCAAGTTAAGAAGCTCACTGAGCAAAAGCTTTCTTACTTTGATATTGATAGCCAGCTTCGTGAAGATTTGCTGGATGCTGCCTTTTTGCATGATCACGGAAAAGCTATTGATTCTTTCCAAATGATGTTAGGAAAGTTGGCTCACGACCCATTGTTGGCGAAAAGCTACAATCGGCATTCGATTAGTTCTAGCTTAGCTTTACTGCCGGAAAGCTATGATCATGCTAGTGCTGCGGCGATCGCAGCAGAAAAGGTTGGCTTTTCTCCTTTAGTTTGCCATTTAATTGCTTCCCACCATGGCGGTGCTCGTGGTGTGAATCGTTTGAATGCTGCGACTGCAAAGTGGATTAATCGTTTTGTAGCACTTAGTGGAGAATTTGGCCTTTGGGGCCTTTGTTGGCTGGAGTCTGTGTTGCGAATTTCAGACTGGGAAGCATCTGCTTTTCCAGATCCTAGCGTTTCACCTCTTTCTTTGAATACCGATGTTATCAATCATATTCAACACTCTGGCGTGCGACCTGATCATGATTTTTGTCATGATTTTGTTCTAAAAGAAACGCCTTTGCTCGGTTTAGCTTTGAGGAAGGCTAAAACATTGAACTGGTTTGCTTCCATGGGTGTCCTTTCCTTCGTTAGCCTTTACGATGAAAAGGCACGATTGGAGTTCAGAAATGGGGTTCCGATCATCTTAAGCAATACGGATATTGACACAATTTTTAATAAATTTTATGATTTTTGGCAAGGTTTTGTGGTTTCTACTAATAAAATTCTCAAGGAATTAGCAAATTCAAAACTCTCAACCAAAAATCAAAAATTGAAAATTTCTCCCGCACTGGTCGATTATTTGGAAAAACATGATTGGCCGGACGATTATAAGCGCATTGCGACTGCGCTTTGGTGTTCACATTTACCCCGCGATTCGGTTAAAGAAGAGTATGTAGTCCCTCGCTGGATCAATCCGTCTACGGGGGAAGAGGTTCCTCAATGTGTGTGCTCCGACACGTATCTTTTACCTTTAAGTTTGCTTGCTCGAAACTCGTCTGCATTCAATTACCCTGATTCTTTCGATGTTAGTGTGCTTTGGAGCGCTGGTAAGGGATGGTCCCATGAAACAGAGCTGAGGGGTGCGGGAGGTTTAGATATGGCCTCGGATGGTTCGAGCAATTTAGCCACCGATTCGCTTTCGCGCTCTTTAGTGGTTCCTTTGGCCTTATTCGGGGTGTTGAGCTTGGGTAAAACGTTAGCACCGTATGGAAATGGAACTTTTTCTTTCCGTCGTGGTTCTTCGGTGGTGTTTAACAAGTATCAATTGCCCATTGTCGAGCGTGAATCATTTACAATCTCCGAGTTCGAGTTCTTGATTCGGGTAGCGCCAGAGCTTATTTCTCATCAACTATTGATCGCTGATGTTTCTACTCGTGCCAATGAAAAAATGTGGGCTTCAACGAACTCAAGAATAACTAGAATTGAATGA
- the csb2 gene encoding type I-G CRISPR-associated protein Csb2: MSTFLAINVHWEGEATFSGRLPQQGTNREWPPAPSRIFAALVAGAAASLDAKKCFDTLEVLESLPAPIIVAGEAFDAIDPLHYTPKVNKYPFPDWFFENRSKPKSAKMEDLKGCLRISDWHELRAFSEHVSYGKRLNGARTVSSPDLSYLVSLDSLSPKEQLQLCAILDQAAEGIPYFGCSNDLVTVVVEFFEGDLASFDNQGRRLYIPSLSSTGLKLRGWAPGYLQSLKSRHEERTTEGLVDSGAPDLQSPDIHYVSINNHDCDPFFIFAVEPSVRAHSCARYLKEISDRTDCSVTPLVFGDDLHGDGRLMGVMVQAKSFEEVILRTQELLPLEWVVEPSDYKQSLDPRNIFLSDHLWRSVTPVRSYNKLDYAHAHILMELRDKTGLDVPEINILEIKPAPLSQGSGRAPKVGPSQFLTPGFVDWHIHVKFEFPITGPITVGFDTSVGCGVLTQASSNGGHNA; encoded by the coding sequence GTGTCAACTTTTTTGGCAATTAACGTTCATTGGGAAGGTGAGGCCACTTTCAGTGGTAGGTTGCCCCAACAAGGCACCAACCGTGAATGGCCACCTGCTCCCTCGCGAATATTTGCGGCTTTAGTCGCTGGGGCTGCGGCATCATTAGATGCCAAAAAGTGTTTTGATACCCTTGAAGTTCTAGAATCGTTGCCAGCTCCAATAATTGTTGCTGGTGAGGCTTTCGACGCCATCGATCCATTGCATTACACGCCGAAGGTTAATAAGTATCCTTTCCCAGATTGGTTTTTCGAGAATCGTAGTAAGCCGAAATCTGCGAAGATGGAGGATCTCAAAGGCTGTTTACGCATCAGCGATTGGCATGAACTTCGAGCTTTTTCGGAACACGTTTCTTACGGAAAACGACTCAACGGTGCTCGGACTGTCTCGTCTCCTGATCTTTCTTATTTGGTTTCCTTGGATTCCCTTTCACCTAAGGAACAATTGCAGCTTTGTGCGATTTTAGATCAAGCTGCCGAAGGAATACCTTACTTTGGTTGCTCAAACGATTTGGTGACTGTGGTTGTAGAGTTCTTTGAAGGAGATTTGGCGTCATTCGATAACCAAGGGCGGCGACTCTACATTCCCAGCCTCAGTTCAACTGGACTGAAGCTTCGTGGCTGGGCACCAGGCTACTTGCAAAGTCTTAAGAGTCGTCATGAGGAACGAACTACTGAGGGTCTAGTCGATTCTGGGGCACCTGACCTCCAATCACCAGATATCCATTACGTTTCAATTAACAACCATGACTGTGATCCATTTTTTATCTTCGCTGTAGAGCCCAGTGTAAGGGCACATTCTTGTGCTCGATATCTAAAAGAGATTTCAGATCGCACTGATTGCTCAGTTACCCCTCTCGTATTTGGGGACGATCTGCATGGCGATGGACGGCTTATGGGCGTTATGGTTCAAGCGAAGTCTTTTGAAGAAGTTATTCTGCGGACTCAGGAGCTTCTTCCACTTGAGTGGGTTGTCGAACCTTCAGACTACAAGCAAAGTTTGGATCCTCGGAATATTTTCCTATCTGATCATTTGTGGCGATCTGTCACTCCGGTGCGTTCTTACAACAAACTTGACTACGCTCATGCTCATATCCTCATGGAACTTCGCGATAAGACAGGGCTAGATGTTCCTGAGATCAACATCCTTGAAATTAAGCCTGCCCCGTTATCTCAAGGGAGTGGCAGAGCACCGAAGGTTGGCCCTTCTCAGTTTTTAACCCCAGGGTTTGTTGATTGGCACATACATGTGAAATTCGAATTCCCCATTACTGGGCCGATCACTGTTGGATTCGATACTTCTGTTGGGTGTGGGGTTCTTACCCAAGCTTCTTCTAATGGAGGGCACAATGCTTAA
- a CDS encoding type I-G CRISPR-associated protein Cas7, producing the protein MTTTLTHDLLLELAADRNAAIILCDTTYEPAAGVGSPIAPATYAKSESKADAKKPSEPAFTERTVLRKPNSLGFHTPIMDNDSPRIGSAVQVASVGDQATRVENALWAERDALDLPGIVLNVDESALNLAEEVFRNELKKRAKKFNHPTERSESYLPEFLRLMEFGGVSSWTAPHRHADAWLRTSIDPRTNRPVWAGGDLYNTIISGGPTNVLPLLKLSPNALLFGYWLSIGAPIAHKMARSFTASIIGYDAHKLWISATKGSPYPASGKTAMSTDPQTGEITFQPNQSAKNAKGFDSPSHFGFGMVPTAWSNKLVTCANILGSTTISLTGLRAAVAQDQSLNGEQKTAVVAALAALGIYGRILANENSFLRSGCDLIDTNNSWGLRRRGTREIDSLNIGNDKSVLLPTVKETLDHARKLGVFGSSKDRIYLVPSKQGLQIITEAILNQSSGSSKESD; encoded by the coding sequence ATGACCACTACGCTTACCCATGATCTCCTTCTCGAACTCGCCGCTGACAGAAATGCTGCCATCATTCTTTGCGATACGACTTACGAGCCCGCTGCTGGTGTTGGCTCACCCATTGCCCCTGCCACTTACGCAAAATCTGAATCCAAAGCTGACGCGAAAAAACCGTCCGAGCCAGCATTCACCGAACGTACAGTATTAAGAAAACCGAATAGTCTTGGTTTCCACACTCCAATTATGGACAACGATTCTCCGCGTATTGGCAGCGCAGTCCAAGTTGCCTCTGTTGGGGATCAAGCAACACGTGTGGAAAATGCTCTCTGGGCCGAGCGTGATGCTCTTGATCTTCCCGGTATTGTTCTCAATGTTGATGAAAGCGCATTGAATCTAGCCGAGGAAGTATTTAGGAACGAGCTGAAAAAGCGAGCTAAGAAATTTAATCACCCAACTGAGCGCAGTGAAAGCTATCTGCCCGAGTTTCTCCGACTCATGGAATTTGGCGGTGTCTCATCGTGGACTGCACCACACCGTCATGCGGACGCTTGGTTGCGCACCTCCATTGATCCTCGAACGAATAGGCCGGTTTGGGCTGGGGGCGATTTGTACAACACAATCATTTCAGGTGGCCCTACCAATGTCCTCCCTTTGTTAAAGCTCAGCCCCAACGCCCTTTTATTCGGCTATTGGCTATCCATCGGAGCCCCAATCGCCCATAAAATGGCTCGTTCTTTCACTGCATCCATCATAGGATATGACGCCCACAAACTCTGGATATCAGCGACTAAAGGTTCCCCCTACCCCGCTTCCGGCAAGACCGCCATGTCCACCGATCCCCAGACTGGTGAAATCACTTTCCAACCCAATCAGAGCGCCAAGAATGCAAAGGGATTCGATTCACCTTCACACTTTGGCTTTGGCATGGTACCAACCGCTTGGTCAAACAAGCTTGTTACCTGCGCAAACATTTTGGGATCCACCACGATCTCGTTAACTGGTTTGCGCGCAGCGGTAGCACAAGATCAAAGCTTAAATGGAGAACAGAAAACTGCAGTTGTTGCTGCATTAGCGGCGTTGGGTATTTACGGCCGCATCCTCGCCAACGAAAATTCTTTCCTTCGTTCAGGTTGCGATCTCATCGATACCAACAATTCATGGGGCTTACGCCGTCGAGGGACACGAGAAATAGATTCTCTAAATATTGGCAATGACAAGTCGGTACTTCTTCCAACAGTGAAAGAGACTCTCGACCATGCCCGCAAGTTGGGAGTATTCGGTAGCTCAAAAGACCGAATTTACCTGGTACCTTCTAAGCAAGGTTTGCAGATCATTACTGAGGCTATCCTAAACCAGTCCTCTGGCAGCAGCAAGGAAAGCGATTAA
- a CDS encoding type I-E CRISPR-associated protein Cas6/Cse3/CasE: MSCFHNSRRDAHKVLMRCLDGSNLDAESPRSDAELLWHFDITSRVLTVRHHEKATFTKPKGTTELASQQFTAPTGALSAHVLVARQYSPSVPRNLELEEFMKSQGFAIKRPRSRLTPVPVSNLENWARQVFQRQGLTITDLSVTQTDSIYLSRIRKKESIPTASIVLTAEGENNTLSTLLRTGIGRGRNYGLGLIRPL; the protein is encoded by the coding sequence GTGTCTTGCTTCCACAATTCTCGCCGTGATGCCCACAAAGTTCTTATGCGTTGCCTCGACGGAAGCAATCTTGATGCCGAATCTCCTCGATCTGATGCCGAGCTGCTGTGGCACTTCGATATAACCAGCCGAGTTCTTACCGTGCGACACCACGAAAAAGCTACGTTCACCAAGCCCAAAGGAACGACCGAACTAGCGTCTCAACAATTCACTGCACCCACCGGCGCGCTTAGCGCCCATGTGCTCGTGGCTCGCCAATACTCCCCCTCTGTGCCAAGGAATCTTGAATTAGAGGAGTTTATGAAATCGCAAGGCTTTGCTATCAAACGCCCTCGCTCACGTTTAACGCCTGTGCCTGTCTCAAACCTTGAAAATTGGGCGCGACAGGTTTTCCAACGTCAAGGACTCACGATCACTGACTTGTCAGTTACCCAAACAGACAGCATTTATTTGTCGCGCATTCGAAAGAAAGAATCAATTCCCACAGCTTCGATCGTTTTAACCGCCGAAGGTGAAAACAACACCCTATCTACGTTGCTTCGTACTGGAATCGGCCGTGGTAGAAACTACGGCCTGGGCCTCATTCGACCACTCTAA
- a CDS encoding ATP-binding protein, with protein sequence MKTVPIQIALPEDEYADQLAFLKKWDDGPKPPGWELTPKAVVVFICGGSGLRLENNQRMDIAPKFIGDRSLVERCVVTLAGARGLLLVGEPGTAKSMLSELLSAAICGTSALTVQGSAGTTEDQLRYGWNYGMLLAEGPSEKALVPSPVLSAMRAGKVARIEEITRCQPEIQDSLVPVLSERRIAVPELGDYSVPAREGFCVIATANLRDRGVSEMSAALKRRFNFEHVDPIADKKAEVALVKSRTQRAIADAQALIDVDDAVVDTLVTIFKDLRSGITEEGWSVAKPTTVMSTAEAVAISTSISLAAAYFPDSGAQLALIPGHILGAVRKDDEKDTERIIAYFDKAIQRRANANPNSPWAILWDNRHGIS encoded by the coding sequence ATGAAAACTGTTCCCATTCAAATAGCCCTGCCTGAAGATGAATACGCTGATCAGCTTGCGTTCTTAAAAAAGTGGGATGATGGGCCCAAGCCACCGGGCTGGGAACTGACACCCAAAGCGGTCGTGGTGTTTATCTGTGGGGGATCGGGGCTGCGGCTTGAAAATAATCAGCGCATGGATATTGCGCCCAAATTCATTGGGGATCGATCATTGGTCGAACGCTGCGTAGTTACTCTTGCTGGGGCGCGTGGTTTATTGCTGGTCGGTGAACCAGGTACTGCGAAATCCATGCTGAGCGAGCTTCTTTCCGCAGCTATTTGTGGGACTTCCGCACTCACCGTCCAAGGCAGCGCGGGCACCACCGAAGATCAGCTACGCTACGGCTGGAACTACGGCATGCTGTTAGCCGAAGGCCCCAGTGAAAAAGCACTGGTACCCTCACCTGTATTAAGCGCGATGCGGGCAGGGAAGGTGGCCCGAATTGAAGAAATCACCCGCTGCCAACCCGAAATCCAAGACAGCCTTGTACCCGTGCTGTCTGAGCGTCGAATAGCAGTCCCCGAACTGGGCGACTACAGCGTGCCCGCCCGCGAAGGATTCTGCGTAATCGCAACCGCGAACCTGCGGGATCGTGGCGTGTCCGAAATGTCCGCCGCCCTCAAGCGCCGCTTCAACTTCGAACACGTCGACCCCATTGCCGACAAGAAGGCCGAGGTTGCGCTTGTGAAAAGCCGCACCCAGCGTGCAATCGCCGATGCGCAGGCGCTTATCGACGTCGACGACGCCGTCGTAGACACACTCGTGACCATCTTCAAAGACCTCCGCAGCGGAATTACTGAAGAAGGCTGGAGCGTGGCGAAACCAACAACAGTGATGTCCACTGCGGAGGCTGTCGCCATTTCCACCTCAATCAGCTTGGCAGCTGCCTATTTTCCGGATTCGGGTGCGCAGCTCGCCCTGATCCCGGGCCACATTTTGGGTGCGGTGCGCAAAGACGATGAGAAAGATACCGAAAGAATCATCGCCTACTTCGACAAAGCCATCCAACGCCGCGCGAACGCCAACCCCAACTCGCCGTGGGCTATCTTGTGGGATAACCGCCATGGAATTAGTTAA